In Aspergillus flavus chromosome 3, complete sequence, one genomic interval encodes:
- a CDS encoding NADH-cytochrome b5 reductase 1 encodes MSAFASENLTSALLVVGTAIFAVLVGAKFLGGSGKPRKVLNPTEFQNFVLKEKNEISHNVAIYRFALPRPTDILGLPIGQHISLAATIEGQPKEVVRSYTPISSDNEAGYFDLLVKAYPQGNISKYLTTLKIGDNMKVRGPKGAMVYTPNMCRHIGMIAGGTGITPMLQIIKAIIRNRPRNGGNDTTQVDLIFANVNPEDILLKEELEQLVKEDDGFRVYYVLNNPPEGWTGGVGFVTPDMIKERLPAPAQDIKIMLCGPPPMISAMKKATESLGYTKARPVSKLEDQVFCF; translated from the exons ATGAG TGCCTTTGCTTCGGAGAACTTGACCTCCGCCCTCCTGGTGGTTGGCACAGCCATTTTCGCTGTCTTGGTCGGCGCGAAGTTTCtcggtggtagtggta AACCCAGAAAGGTCCTGAACCCTACCGAGTTCCAGAACTTTGtcttgaaggagaagaatgagatcTCTCACAACGTCGCTATCTATCGCTTTGCCCTGCCTCGCCCCACCGACATCTTGGGTCTGCCCATCGGTCAACACATCTCTCTCGCCGCTACCATTGAAGGCCAGCCCAAGGAGGTTGTGCGCTCTTACACCCCCATCTCCTCCGACAATGAGGCTGGATACTTTGATCTCCTCGTCAAGGCCTACCCTCAGGGTAACATCTCCAAGTACCTGACCACCCTGAAGATCGGCGACAACATGAAGGTGCGCGGCCCCAAGGGTGCCATGGTGTACACCCCGAACATGTGCCGTCACATTGGTATGATCGCCGGAGGAACCGGTATCACCCCCATGCTGCAGAtcatcaaggccatcatCCGCAACCGCCCCCGCAACGGTGGTAATGACACCACCCAGGTGGACCTGATCTTTGCCAACGTCAACCCCGAGGATATCCTGCtgaaggaagaactggagCAGCTCGTCAAGGAGGATGACGGCTTCCGTGTCTACTATGTGCTTAACAACCCCCCTGAGGGCTGGAccggtggtgttggattCGTTACTCCTGACATGATCAAGGAGCGCCTCCCTGCTCCGGCCCAGGACATCAAGATCATGCTGTGCGGCCCCCCTCCCATGATCAGCGCCATGAAGAAGGCGACCGAGTCTCTTGGATACACCAAGGCTCGCCCTGTCAGCAAGCTCGAGGACCAGGTGTTCTGCTTCTAA